A genome region from Nicotiana tabacum cultivar K326 chromosome 13, ASM71507v2, whole genome shotgun sequence includes the following:
- the LOC142168417 gene encoding peroxidase 5-like, translating into MDSNLSVLALLACLILSFSVPSLAYGNKITWPPLRVGFYRYSCPSAEAIVKNVVYKAVSRNPGIAAGLIRLHFHDCFVRGCDASVLLDGANSEKEGVPNKNSLRGFEVVDAAKAQLEAACPGTVSCADILAFAARDSSYKVGKINYDVEAGRRDGRVSIDSETLTNLPSPFVDAKELVKSFARKGMSVDEMVTLSGAHSIGIAHCAVFANRLYPQNNQQNLPIDPEYANFLKSICPPEALTNGTGVANPANLDVLTPNWLDNKYYAALKSKKGLLISDQTLLANPTTAKMVNFNARYGSVWAKKFASAMIHMGQLDVLTGRKGEIRRNCHFNNLLPSLIL; encoded by the exons ATGGATTCCAACCTTTCTGTTTTAGCACTTTTAGCTTGCCTGATTTTATCTTTTTCAGTACCATCTCTTGCCTATGGGAATAAAATAACATGGCCACCACTTAGAGTTGGTTTCTATAGATATAGCTGTCCCTCTGCTGAAGCAATTGTGAAAAATGTAGTATACAAAGCCGTATCGCGTAATCCAGGCATTGCTGCTGGCCTTATCAGGCTACATTTTCATGACTGCTTCGTCAGG gGATgtgatgcatcagtattattggATGGGGCAAACTCAGAGAAGGAAGGTGTTCCTAACAAGAACAGTTTACGAGGTTTCGAGGTTGTTGATGCAGCAAAAGCACAACTTGAGGCAGCATGCCCTGGAACTGTGTCCTGTGCTGACATTCTTGCCTTTGCTGCTCGTGACAGTTCCTATAAAGTTGGGAAAATAAACTATGATGTCGAAGCTGGACGTCGTGATGGTCGTGTTTCCATTGACTCTGAAACATTAACCAATCTTCCTTCTCCATTCGTCGATGCCAAGGAACTAGTCAAGAGCTTTGCCAGAAAAGGTATGTCCGTTGATGAAATGGTGACCCTATCTGGCGCGCATTCCATTGGCATTGCTCACTGCGCTGTTTTTGCTAACCGCCTTTaccctcaaaacaatcaacaaaatcTGCCAATTGATCCTGAATACGCCAACTTCTTGAAGTCCATTTGCCCGCCAGAGGCGCTTACAAATGGGACAGGAGTCGCGAACCCTGCAAATCTTGATGTCCTGACGCCAAACTGGTTGGATAACAAATACTACGCGGCGTTAAAGAGTAAAAAGGGGCTGTTGATTTCTGATCAGACATTACTGGCCAATCCTACAACTGCCAAAATGGTGAACTTTAATGCAAGATATGGTTCAGTTTGGGCTAAGAAATTTGCATCTGCAATGATTCACATGGGTCAATTGGATGTCCTCACAGGTCGAAAGGGAGAGATCAGGAGGAATTGCCATTTCAATAATCTTTTGCCTTCCTTAATTTTATAA